The following are from one region of the Acipenser ruthenus chromosome 19, fAciRut3.2 maternal haplotype, whole genome shotgun sequence genome:
- the b3gnt9 gene encoding UDP-GlcNAc:betaGal beta-1,3-N-acetylglucosaminyltransferase 9: MRVHLKGDVICTVVILTVLCIILYTQYGFTAMWGIQNLIKETSNTRVLLGTTAKRLEEFATPRLHSGQMCNSEPVDEGTVQPTRAPSSARPPFNFKQYLRNKDCRDFKLLLNQPGKCVGDTFLLIAIKSVAEEFEKREVVRKTWGAEGLLNGVKIKMVFLLGVPKNQTVFPEWELLLRYESRAHRDILLWDFQDTFFNLTLKEINFLKWLDVFCPSVKFIFKGDADVYVNVDNIVELLKERSPGEDVFIGDVIYQAQPIRSKKSKYFIPETVYGQGIYPAYAGGGGFIMSGFTAKRLERACREVELFPIDDVFMGMCLLRIGLKPDSHEGFRTFGIVRPSAAPHLKVFDPCFYRELMVVHSLTVAEMWLMWKLLHDPEVQCNTKVVVRKQFKWTKKQQKQKEDLGLKLS; encoded by the coding sequence ATGAGAGTTCATCTGAAAGGAGATGTGATCTGCACCGTTGTGATTCTGACAGTGCTGTGCATAATACTGTACACCCAGTATGGATTCACAGCAATGTGGGGAATTCAGAACCTAATCAAGGAAACGTCAAACACAAGAGTTCTTTTGGGAACCACAGCCAAGAGGCTAGAGGAGTTCGCAACTCCTCGGCTTCATTCTGGACAGATGTGCAATTCTGAGCCAGTCGATGAGGGTACAGTTCAGCCCACCAGGGCCCCGTCTTCAGCTCGTCCACCTTTCAACTTCAAGCAGTACCTGAGAAACAAGGACTGCCGTGACTTCAAACTCCTTCTGAACCAGCCCGGGAAGTGCGTGGGGGACACGTTCCTGCTGATCGCCATCAAGTCAGTGGCGGAGGAGTTCGAGAAGCGCGAGGTGGTGCGCAAGACCTGGGGAGCGGAAGGGCTTTTAAACGGAGTAAAGATAAAGATGGTCTTCTTACTGGGGGTTCCCAAGAATCAAACAGTGTTTCCCGAGTGGGAGCTGCTTTTGAGGTACGAGAGCCGTGCGCACAGGGACATCCTCCTGTGGGACTTCCAGGATACTTTCTTCAACCTGACCTTGAAGGAGATCAACTTTTTAAAATGGCTGGACGTTTTTTGCCCCAGCGTGAAGTTCATCTTCAAAGGCGATGCTGATGTCTACGTCAACGTCGATAACATTGTGGAGCTCCTGAAGGAGCGCAGCCCCGGCGAAGACGTCTTCATTGGCGACGTCATCTATCAGGCTCAGCCTATCAGGTCAAAGAAGAGCAAGTACTTCATCCCAGAGACGGTGTACGGACAGGGGATTTACCCAGCCTACGCAGGCGGAGGCGGCTTCATCATGTCTGGCTTCACCGCTAAGAGACTGGAGCGAGCTTGCAGAGAGGTGGAACTATTCCCGATTGACGACGTCTTCATGGGAATGTGTCTGCTCCGGATTGGCCTAAAACCAGATTCTCACGAGGGTTTCAGGACTTTCGGGATAGTCAGGCCCTCAGCTGCCCCCCATCTCAAAGTCTTTGATCCATGTTTTTACAGGGAGCTCATGGTGGTCCACAGCCTCACCGTGGCAGAAATGTGGCTCATGTGGAAACTGCTTCACGACCCGGAGGTGCAGTGCAATACCAAAGTGGTTGTGAGGAAGCAGTTCAAATGGACGAagaaacagcaaaaacaaaaagaggACCTTGGATTGAAACTGTCCTGA
- the LOC117424257 gene encoding phagosome assembly factor 1-like isoform X1 produces the protein MNVVFVVIVACRLAYVEAGAEAQGCQYYLNSIINPVPAQSHRTPNLPPLFLYGPMLDLEVVPERSLGNEQWEFALGMPLAQAIAILQKHCRIIRNVQALYSEQTPLCHDLILNLTQDGIKLLFDACNQRLKVIEVYDLSKVKLKYCGVHFNSQAIAPTIEQIDQSFGATHPGVYNAAEQLFHLNFRGLSFSFQLDSWNEAPKYEPNFAHGLASLQIPHGATVKRMYIYTGNSLQDTKAPAMPLACFLGNVFAECVEVLRDGTGPLGLRLRLLTAGCGPGVMADAKVRVLERCIYFGDSCQDVLSTLGSPHKVFYKSEDKMKIHSPSPHKQVPSKCNDYFFNYFTLGVDILFDATTHLVKKFVLHTNFPGHYNFNIYHRCDFKIPLTNKKGGADSHTEAGTLTTYSKWDLIQEHIGHPMEKPVVLHRSSSANNSNPFGSTFCFGLQRMIFEVMQNNHIASVTLYGSHSRAAEAPAL, from the exons ATGAATGTGGTGTTCGTGGTGATAGTAGCGTGCAGGCTAGCCTACGTTGAAGCAGGGGCCGAGGCTCAGGGCTGTCAGtattatttaaacagtattaTAAACCCCGTCCCGGCCCAGTCACACAGAACTCCGAATCTGCCACCTTTATTTTTGTACGGGCCAATGCTGGATCTGGAGGTCGTGCCTGAGAGATCGCTGGGAAATGAACAATGGGAATTTGCACTAG GGATGCCATTGGCCCAGGCCATCGCTATTCTCCAGAAACACTGCCGCATCATCAGAAACGTGCAGGCTCTCTATAGTGAACAG ACTCCTCTTTGCCATGACCTCATACTGAACTTGACTCAGGATGGAATCAAGCTGCTCTTTGATGCCTGCAATCAGCGACTGAAG GTAATTGAAGTTTATGACTTGAGCAAAGTGAAATTGAAATACTG tggagtGCATTTTAACTCTCAGGCAATAGCTCCGACCATTGAGCAGATAGACCAGTCCTTTGGAGCCACGCACCCAGGAG TGTACAATGCAGCTGAGCAGCTTTTTCACCTTAATTTCCGAGGTCTTTCTTTCTCCTTTCAACTGGACTCCTGGAACGAAGCTCCCAAGTATGAG CCTAACTTTGCCCATGGCTTGGCCTCCCTGCAGATTCCTCACGGAGCCACTGTAAAACGCATGTACATCTACACTGGAAACAGTCTGCAGGATACCAA GGCTCCAGCGATGCCTCTTGCCTGCTTTCTGGGGAATGTGTTTGCCGAGTGCGTCGAAGTATTAAGAGACGGGACGGGACCCTTAGGTTTAAGACTCCGTCTCCTCACTGCAG GCTGTGGTCCCGGTGTGATGGCAGATGCTAAGGTTCGAGTGCTGGAGCGCTGCATATACTTCGGAGACTCGTGTCAGGATGTTCTGAGCACTCTGGGGTCACCACACAAGGTCTTCTATAAATCCGAAGACAAG ATGAAGATTCACTCTCCCTCCCCTCACAAGCAGGTTCCCTCCAAATGCAATGACTACTTCTTCAACTACTTCACGCTTGGAGTG GATATACTGTTTGATGCCACTACTCATCTGGTGAAAAAGTTTGTGCTACACACGAATTTCCCTGGTCATTACAATTTTAATAT TTATCATCGATGTGATTTCAAGATTCCACTTACAAATAAAAAAG gTGGTGCCGATTCTCACACAGAAGCAGGCACTTTGACAACATACAGCAAG TGGGATTTGATTCAGGAGCATATTGGTCACCCAATGGAAAAGCCGGTTGTCCTGCACAG GTCATCTTCAGCAAACAACAGCAACCCATTTGGATCTACTTTTTGCTTTGGACTGCAAAGAATGATTTTCGAG gtgatgcagaacaACCACATAGCCTCAGTAACCCTGTACGGCAGTCATTCTCGAGCAGCTGAAGCACCTGCCCTGTGA
- the LOC117424257 gene encoding phagosome assembly factor 1-like isoform X3: MNVVFVVIVACRLAYVEAGAEAQGCQYYLNSIINPVPAQSHRTPNLPPLFLYGPMLDLEVVPERSLGNEQWEFALGMPLAQAIAILQKHCRIIRNVQALYSEQTPLCHDLILNLTQDGIKLLFDACNQRLKVIEVYDLSKVKLKYCGVHFNSQAIAPTIEQIDQSFGATHPGVYNAAEQLFHLNFRGLSFSFQLDSWNEAPKYEIPHGATVKRMYIYTGNSLQDTKAPAMPLACFLGNVFAECVEVLRDGTGPLGLRLRLLTAGCGPGVMADAKVRVLERCIYFGDSCQDVLSTLGSPHKVFYKSEDKMKIHSPSPHKQVPSKCNDYFFNYFTLGVDILFDATTHLVKKFVLHTNFPGHYNFNIYHRCDFKIPLTNKKGGADSHTEAGTLTTYSKWDLIQEHIGHPMEKPVVLHRSSSANNSNPFGSTFCFGLQRMIFEVMQNNHIASVTLYGSHSRAAEAPAL; encoded by the exons ATGAATGTGGTGTTCGTGGTGATAGTAGCGTGCAGGCTAGCCTACGTTGAAGCAGGGGCCGAGGCTCAGGGCTGTCAGtattatttaaacagtattaTAAACCCCGTCCCGGCCCAGTCACACAGAACTCCGAATCTGCCACCTTTATTTTTGTACGGGCCAATGCTGGATCTGGAGGTCGTGCCTGAGAGATCGCTGGGAAATGAACAATGGGAATTTGCACTAG GGATGCCATTGGCCCAGGCCATCGCTATTCTCCAGAAACACTGCCGCATCATCAGAAACGTGCAGGCTCTCTATAGTGAACAG ACTCCTCTTTGCCATGACCTCATACTGAACTTGACTCAGGATGGAATCAAGCTGCTCTTTGATGCCTGCAATCAGCGACTGAAG GTAATTGAAGTTTATGACTTGAGCAAAGTGAAATTGAAATACTG tggagtGCATTTTAACTCTCAGGCAATAGCTCCGACCATTGAGCAGATAGACCAGTCCTTTGGAGCCACGCACCCAGGAG TGTACAATGCAGCTGAGCAGCTTTTTCACCTTAATTTCCGAGGTCTTTCTTTCTCCTTTCAACTGGACTCCTGGAACGAAGCTCCCAAGTATGAG ATTCCTCACGGAGCCACTGTAAAACGCATGTACATCTACACTGGAAACAGTCTGCAGGATACCAA GGCTCCAGCGATGCCTCTTGCCTGCTTTCTGGGGAATGTGTTTGCCGAGTGCGTCGAAGTATTAAGAGACGGGACGGGACCCTTAGGTTTAAGACTCCGTCTCCTCACTGCAG GCTGTGGTCCCGGTGTGATGGCAGATGCTAAGGTTCGAGTGCTGGAGCGCTGCATATACTTCGGAGACTCGTGTCAGGATGTTCTGAGCACTCTGGGGTCACCACACAAGGTCTTCTATAAATCCGAAGACAAG ATGAAGATTCACTCTCCCTCCCCTCACAAGCAGGTTCCCTCCAAATGCAATGACTACTTCTTCAACTACTTCACGCTTGGAGTG GATATACTGTTTGATGCCACTACTCATCTGGTGAAAAAGTTTGTGCTACACACGAATTTCCCTGGTCATTACAATTTTAATAT TTATCATCGATGTGATTTCAAGATTCCACTTACAAATAAAAAAG gTGGTGCCGATTCTCACACAGAAGCAGGCACTTTGACAACATACAGCAAG TGGGATTTGATTCAGGAGCATATTGGTCACCCAATGGAAAAGCCGGTTGTCCTGCACAG GTCATCTTCAGCAAACAACAGCAACCCATTTGGATCTACTTTTTGCTTTGGACTGCAAAGAATGATTTTCGAG gtgatgcagaacaACCACATAGCCTCAGTAACCCTGTACGGCAGTCATTCTCGAGCAGCTGAAGCACCTGCCCTGTGA
- the LOC117424257 gene encoding phagosome assembly factor 1-like isoform X2, translated as MNVVFVVIVACRLAYVEAGAEAQGCQYYLNSIINPVPAQSHRTPNLPPLFLYGPMLDLEVVPERSLGNEQWEFALGMPLAQAIAILQKHCRIIRNVQALYSEQTPLCHDLILNLTQDGIKLLFDACNQRLKVIEVYDLSKVKLKYCGVHFNSQAIAPTIEQIDQSFGATHPGVYNAAEQLFHLNFRGLSFSFQLDSWNEAPKYEPNFAHGLASLQIPHGATVKRMYIYTGNSLQDTKAPAMPLACFLGNVFAECVEVLRDGTGPLGLRLRLLTAGCGPGVMADAKVRVLERCIYFGDSCQDVLSTLGSPHKVFYKSEDKMKIHSPSPHKQVPSKCNDYFFNYFTLGVDILFDATTHLVKKFVLHTNFPGHYNFNIYHRCDFKIPLTNKKGGADSHTEAGTLTTYSKWDLIQEHIGHPMEKPVVLHSKQQQPIWIYFLLWTAKNDFRGDAEQPHSLSNPVRQSFSSS; from the exons ATGAATGTGGTGTTCGTGGTGATAGTAGCGTGCAGGCTAGCCTACGTTGAAGCAGGGGCCGAGGCTCAGGGCTGTCAGtattatttaaacagtattaTAAACCCCGTCCCGGCCCAGTCACACAGAACTCCGAATCTGCCACCTTTATTTTTGTACGGGCCAATGCTGGATCTGGAGGTCGTGCCTGAGAGATCGCTGGGAAATGAACAATGGGAATTTGCACTAG GGATGCCATTGGCCCAGGCCATCGCTATTCTCCAGAAACACTGCCGCATCATCAGAAACGTGCAGGCTCTCTATAGTGAACAG ACTCCTCTTTGCCATGACCTCATACTGAACTTGACTCAGGATGGAATCAAGCTGCTCTTTGATGCCTGCAATCAGCGACTGAAG GTAATTGAAGTTTATGACTTGAGCAAAGTGAAATTGAAATACTG tggagtGCATTTTAACTCTCAGGCAATAGCTCCGACCATTGAGCAGATAGACCAGTCCTTTGGAGCCACGCACCCAGGAG TGTACAATGCAGCTGAGCAGCTTTTTCACCTTAATTTCCGAGGTCTTTCTTTCTCCTTTCAACTGGACTCCTGGAACGAAGCTCCCAAGTATGAG CCTAACTTTGCCCATGGCTTGGCCTCCCTGCAGATTCCTCACGGAGCCACTGTAAAACGCATGTACATCTACACTGGAAACAGTCTGCAGGATACCAA GGCTCCAGCGATGCCTCTTGCCTGCTTTCTGGGGAATGTGTTTGCCGAGTGCGTCGAAGTATTAAGAGACGGGACGGGACCCTTAGGTTTAAGACTCCGTCTCCTCACTGCAG GCTGTGGTCCCGGTGTGATGGCAGATGCTAAGGTTCGAGTGCTGGAGCGCTGCATATACTTCGGAGACTCGTGTCAGGATGTTCTGAGCACTCTGGGGTCACCACACAAGGTCTTCTATAAATCCGAAGACAAG ATGAAGATTCACTCTCCCTCCCCTCACAAGCAGGTTCCCTCCAAATGCAATGACTACTTCTTCAACTACTTCACGCTTGGAGTG GATATACTGTTTGATGCCACTACTCATCTGGTGAAAAAGTTTGTGCTACACACGAATTTCCCTGGTCATTACAATTTTAATAT TTATCATCGATGTGATTTCAAGATTCCACTTACAAATAAAAAAG gTGGTGCCGATTCTCACACAGAAGCAGGCACTTTGACAACATACAGCAAG TGGGATTTGATTCAGGAGCATATTGGTCACCCAATGGAAAAGCCGGTTGTCCTGCACAG CAAACAACAGCAACCCATTTGGATCTACTTTTTGCTTTGGACTGCAAAGAATGATTTTCGAG gtgatgcagaacaACCACATAGCCTCAGTAACCCTGTACGGCAGTCATTCTCGAGCAGCTGA